One Aneurinibacillus migulanus genomic region harbors:
- a CDS encoding RNA polymerase sigma factor: protein MTLIEEWILQIVEKGESEAFTKIIEAFQKPIFMYCYRLLGNRQEAEDATQDIFFKAYQKLEQYKPTCSFSSWLYKIAYNHCLDLTRKRKIYQRIKRLFTFNPVTESIEQTFDKQLFSESLTYALSKLSLQERNLLILRIFEEKTFEEIGLIFGKSTAAVKKQYERTKNKVKKRINESEAKEHEECTTLP from the coding sequence ATGACTCTAATCGAAGAATGGATTTTACAAATCGTTGAAAAAGGAGAGAGTGAAGCATTTACAAAAATCATCGAAGCTTTTCAAAAACCAATCTTTATGTATTGCTACCGTCTGCTGGGAAATCGACAAGAAGCCGAAGATGCAACACAAGATATTTTTTTTAAAGCGTATCAAAAATTAGAACAGTATAAGCCAACCTGCTCATTTTCATCATGGCTTTACAAAATAGCCTACAATCATTGTCTAGACCTAACCAGAAAACGGAAAATCTATCAGAGAATCAAACGTTTATTTACTTTTAATCCTGTAACCGAAAGCATTGAGCAAACGTTCGATAAACAACTATTTAGTGAGTCACTCACCTATGCCCTGTCCAAATTGTCCTTACAGGAACGTAACCTATTGATTTTACGAATATTCGAGGAAAAGACGTTTGAGGAAATAGGGCTCATTTTTGGAAAAAGCACAGCGGCAGTAAAGAAACAATATGAAAGGACTAAAAACAAAGTAAAAAAGCGGATAAATGAAAGTGAGGCGAAAGAACATGAAGAATGTACAACTCTCCCTTGA
- a CDS encoding TetR/AcrR family transcriptional regulator — MVRPKKENRKEDILEASLEVFAERGYYNTTTALIAEKAGISQPYVFRFFKTKEELFVAALDRAFERILQTFKNVESSSEQLVTKMIEAYEELSILHANEIALQVIGLSVTEESIKNSTRKGLSQIRSYVLERFQSAGIANADREVTTFLARGILCNISFFIDLPELIDGGKKLMTD, encoded by the coding sequence ATGGTTAGACCGAAAAAGGAAAACCGTAAGGAAGATATTCTCGAGGCGAGCTTAGAAGTGTTTGCGGAAAGGGGTTACTATAATACAACGACGGCACTCATTGCAGAAAAAGCCGGCATATCTCAACCTTATGTCTTTAGATTCTTTAAAACAAAAGAGGAGTTGTTTGTCGCAGCCTTAGATCGGGCATTTGAAAGGATCCTTCAAACTTTTAAAAATGTGGAATCTAGTTCCGAACAATTAGTTACCAAAATGATCGAAGCATATGAAGAGTTGTCTATATTACACGCTAATGAAATTGCGTTGCAGGTCATAGGACTTTCGGTGACAGAAGAATCAATAAAAAATTCTACGAGAAAGGGTCTGTCACAAATTAGAAGTTATGTATTAGAAAGGTTCCAATCTGCAGGAATCGCAAATGCTGATAGAGAAGTCACGACCTTCCTGGCCAGGGGAATACTCTGCAATATTTCCTTTTTTATAGATTTACCAGAACTCATTGATGGTGGAAAAAAATTAATGACCGATTAA
- a CDS encoding N-acetylmuramoyl-L-alanine amidase: PGYAKASYIKIKANQEPTIQPTPKPLPALEETEKEPIQKEELPIEENIFKVVIDAGHGGKDNGATGTIGNKEKDLTLMIAERVESKLKNNPSYDVTMTRTRELDEELIRKKVKQEPKEKANK, encoded by the coding sequence CCTGGATACGCAAAAGCCTCCTACATAAAAATAAAAGCTAATCAAGAGCCTACGATACAACCAACTCCAAAGCCGCTTCCAGCTTTGGAGGAAACGGAAAAAGAACCAATTCAAAAAGAAGAGTTGCCAATAGAAGAAAATATATTCAAGGTTGTCATTGACGCGGGACATGGTGGAAAAGATAATGGGGCAACCGGAACGATTGGGAACAAGGAAAAAGATTTAACCCTTATGATTGCTGAGAGAGTTGAAAGTAAACTTAAAAATAATCCCTCTTATGATGTAACTATGACACGAACACGTGAACTTGACGAAGAGCTGATCAGGAAGAAAGTAAAACAAGAGCCTAAGGAAAAGGCAAATAAATGA
- a CDS encoding N-acetylmuramoyl-L-alanine amidase family protein, whose protein sequence is TQQDKKLAEVMHKHFVKATGFKNRGVKIRPNLVVLRDTKMPAVLLEVGFMSNHNENMTMLNPEFQERVAQGIVDGINEYFNMANPTFNQEVGFTFCLLKEFQREVCQLNPNRFPGCREILCFSTP, encoded by the coding sequence GAACACAGCAGGACAAAAAACTTGCCGAAGTGATGCATAAGCACTTTGTTAAAGCGACTGGATTTAAAAATCGAGGCGTAAAAATTAGGCCGAACCTTGTAGTTTTGCGTGATACCAAAATGCCAGCAGTGCTTCTTGAAGTTGGTTTTATGAGTAACCATAACGAAAATATGACCATGCTTAATCCGGAGTTTCAAGAACGGGTTGCTCAAGGAATTGTTGATGGCATAAATGAATATTTTAATATGGCAAATCCTACTTTCAATCAGGAAGTAGGATTTACTTTTTGTTTACTAAAAGAATTTCAAAGAGAGGTATGTCAACTAAACCCTAATAGGTTTCCAGGGTGTAGAGAAATCTTATGCTTTTCCACACCCTGA